The Caulifigura coniformis genome includes a region encoding these proteins:
- a CDS encoding HPF/RaiA family ribosome-associated protein → MAVFLRTDNHLNGGERLAKFVESVAEGAVEHVKDQVTRVDVYLGDENSAAKSSDNEFRCSMEARIGGLKPFAVTHHAGSIDDAVRGAADKLQQSIHSTIEKIGQKKGRMSYAGDPDAAVDLTAPQ, encoded by the coding sequence ATGGCAGTTTTTCTCCGTACCGACAATCACCTCAATGGGGGCGAGCGACTCGCCAAGTTTGTCGAATCCGTCGCCGAAGGAGCGGTTGAACACGTCAAAGACCAGGTGACGCGCGTCGATGTTTACCTGGGGGACGAGAACAGTGCGGCCAAGAGCAGCGACAATGAATTCCGCTGCTCGATGGAAGCGCGCATCGGCGGACTGAAGCCCTTCGCCGTGACGCACCACGCGGGCAGCATCGACGACGCCGTCCGTGGCGCGGCCGACAAGCTTCAGCAGTCGATCCACAGCACCATCGAAAAGATCGGCCAGAAGAAAGGCCGCATGTCGTATGCGGGTGACCCGGATGCGGCCGTCGATCTGACGGCTCCGCAGTAA
- a CDS encoding TadE/TadG family type IV pilus assembly protein: MQRAFLKGRRPRARQSGFAVVELAICLPLMVMLTFGAIEASNAIYLKQTLVTAAYEAARMATALGATQQDGEARYSEIVSAVGVQGTTITFTPQITAITPAGTAIRVTVTAPADSNSFSIRRFMKGTTLRASVTMPRL, translated from the coding sequence ATGCAGCGAGCATTTCTCAAAGGGCGCAGGCCACGGGCGCGGCAATCAGGTTTCGCCGTCGTGGAACTGGCCATTTGCCTCCCGCTGATGGTCATGCTGACGTTCGGGGCCATCGAGGCGTCGAACGCGATCTACCTGAAGCAGACCCTCGTGACGGCCGCCTACGAGGCGGCCCGGATGGCGACGGCCCTGGGGGCGACTCAACAGGACGGCGAAGCCCGTTACTCGGAAATCGTGAGCGCGGTGGGAGTGCAGGGCACGACCATCACATTCACTCCGCAGATTACCGCCATCACGCCTGCCGGAACCGCCATCAGGGTCACCGTCACGGCGCCGGCCGACAGCAATTCCTTCAGCATCCGGCGGTTCATGAAGGGGACGACCCTGCGGGCCTCCGTGACCATGCCGCGGCTTTAA
- a CDS encoding thermonuclease family protein: MSGIGFPRSGGSVVRRSRPRSSALTIIAVLVILGLNYLNQQRQGPGPAPAPAPVPAPVPGQVGAPQPAENSFHVKRVVDGDTLLLDNGIRVRLLGVNTPEIPHDDMPAEPLGYEAADFTRRLVEGKDVTLEYDRERVDDYGRTLAYVYIDGRMLNETLIEEGFSQAVTRHPYRSDRKKLFEAAEVRARSKRIGLWSLPAKDGGSNSRPDSKPVRSQR; this comes from the coding sequence ATGTCCGGCATCGGCTTTCCTCGCAGCGGCGGCTCCGTGGTTCGCCGCTCGCGACCTCGAAGCTCCGCCCTGACCATCATCGCCGTGCTGGTGATCCTGGGGCTGAACTATCTCAACCAGCAGCGACAGGGCCCCGGCCCGGCCCCCGCGCCAGCTCCTGTTCCCGCGCCCGTTCCGGGCCAGGTCGGCGCGCCGCAGCCCGCGGAGAACTCCTTCCACGTGAAGCGCGTCGTCGATGGCGACACCCTGCTGCTGGACAACGGAATCCGAGTCCGGCTGCTGGGAGTCAATACGCCCGAAATCCCGCACGACGACATGCCGGCAGAACCTCTCGGCTACGAAGCGGCCGACTTCACCCGGCGGCTGGTCGAGGGAAAGGATGTGACCCTCGAGTACGACAGGGAACGGGTCGACGACTACGGGCGGACGCTGGCGTACGTCTACATCGATGGCCGGATGCTGAACGAGACGCTGATCGAAGAAGGCTTCAGCCAGGCCGTCACGCGCCACCCCTATCGCTCCGACCGCAAGAAGTTGTTCGAAGCGGCCGAAGTGCGGGCTCGCTCGAAGCGGATCGGCCTGTGGTCGCTCCCCGCGAAGGACGGAGGATCGAATTCGCGGCCCGATTCAAAGCCGGTTCGCTCGCAGAGGTAA
- a CDS encoding class I SAM-dependent methyltransferase yields the protein MPLTPPITFLREFLHRPAELGTFIPSSRFLESRIVRLGGLGEDSVIIELGPGIGGTTRAILRELPSTARLIAVELNPDFIRPLRAIGDDRLTVHHGSAEDLPEILAQHGLASAEVVFSGIPFSTIPAAAGQSILQCVWNTLAPGGRFVAYQLRSRVKQLARGLMGDPDEEFELLNIPPLWVYRWVKEAGAASKVVQPEEGLIAV from the coding sequence ATGCCTCTCACCCCTCCGATCACATTCCTACGAGAGTTCCTCCATCGCCCTGCAGAACTGGGAACCTTCATTCCCAGCTCGCGGTTCCTGGAGTCACGCATCGTGAGGCTGGGGGGGCTGGGTGAAGATTCCGTCATCATCGAACTCGGCCCGGGCATCGGTGGCACAACACGAGCCATCCTGCGCGAACTTCCGTCGACGGCACGCCTCATCGCCGTGGAGCTGAATCCCGATTTCATCCGGCCTCTCAGGGCGATCGGCGACGACCGGCTGACCGTCCACCACGGAAGTGCTGAAGATCTTCCGGAGATCCTCGCGCAACATGGGCTCGCGTCGGCGGAAGTTGTCTTCTCGGGGATTCCCTTTTCGACGATTCCCGCAGCGGCCGGGCAATCGATCCTGCAATGCGTCTGGAACACGCTGGCGCCGGGGGGGCGATTCGTCGCCTATCAGCTCCGTTCCCGGGTGAAGCAGCTGGCCCGCGGCCTGATGGGAGATCCGGACGAGGAGTTTGAATTGCTCAACATTCCGCCGCTCTGGGTGTATCGCTGGGTCAAGGAAGCGGGCGCCGCTTCCAAGGTCGTGCAGCCTGAGGAAGGCCTGATCGCCGTTTAG
- a CDS encoding serine hydroxymethyltransferase has protein sequence MSAQEKPFPALAKSDSEVLAAIRREEGRQVEGLELIASENYTSAAVMEAAGTVLTNKYAEGYPGRRYYGGCEFVDEVENLARDRLKKLFGAEHVNVQPHAGSQANMAAYMSVLNVGDTILTMDLAHGGHLTHGMSLNFSGKLYKVVHYGVREDNHRIDFDKVARLAKEHKPKMIVAGASAYPREIDHSKFAEIAKENGALLMVDMAHYSGLVAGGVHNSPVPHADFVTTTTHKTLRGPRSGVVMCREQFAKDVDKTVFPGLQGGPLMHIIAAKAVCFGEALQPSFKAYAQQIVANAKTLAETLMSGGIKLASGGTDNHLMLCDVTTIGLSGKIAEQALDRAAITVNKNMIPYDQRKPLDPSGIRIGTAALTTRGMKEAEMKKVGQWILEVLKSPEDAAVTTRIRGEIATFAKAFPVPGL, from the coding sequence ATGTCCGCTCAGGAAAAGCCGTTTCCCGCCCTCGCCAAGTCTGACAGCGAAGTCCTCGCCGCGATTCGCCGCGAGGAAGGCCGCCAGGTCGAAGGTCTCGAGCTGATCGCCTCCGAGAACTACACCAGCGCCGCCGTGATGGAAGCAGCCGGCACGGTGCTGACCAACAAGTACGCCGAAGGCTACCCCGGCCGGCGGTACTACGGCGGCTGCGAGTTCGTCGATGAAGTCGAAAACCTCGCCCGCGACCGCCTGAAGAAACTGTTCGGCGCCGAGCATGTGAACGTGCAGCCGCACGCCGGATCGCAGGCCAACATGGCCGCCTACATGTCGGTCCTGAACGTCGGCGACACCATCCTCACGATGGATCTCGCCCACGGCGGACACCTCACACACGGCATGTCGCTGAACTTCTCCGGCAAGCTCTATAAAGTCGTCCACTACGGGGTGCGTGAAGACAATCACCGCATCGACTTCGACAAGGTCGCCCGGCTCGCCAAAGAGCACAAACCGAAGATGATCGTGGCGGGAGCCAGCGCCTACCCGCGCGAGATCGACCACTCTAAGTTCGCTGAGATCGCGAAGGAAAACGGCGCGCTGTTGATGGTCGACATGGCCCACTACTCGGGCCTCGTCGCCGGCGGCGTCCACAACAGCCCGGTCCCTCACGCCGACTTCGTCACGACCACGACGCACAAAACCCTCCGCGGACCAAGGTCGGGCGTCGTGATGTGCAGGGAGCAGTTCGCGAAGGATGTCGACAAGACGGTGTTCCCCGGACTGCAGGGGGGACCGCTCATGCACATCATCGCCGCCAAGGCCGTCTGCTTCGGCGAAGCGCTCCAGCCCAGCTTCAAGGCGTATGCCCAGCAGATCGTCGCCAACGCGAAGACGCTGGCCGAGACGCTCATGTCCGGCGGCATCAAGCTCGCATCGGGCGGAACGGACAACCACCTGATGCTCTGCGACGTGACGACGATCGGCCTCTCGGGCAAGATCGCCGAGCAGGCCCTCGACCGGGCGGCGATCACGGTCAACAAGAACATGATCCCCTACGACCAGCGGAAGCCGCTCGATCCCAGCGGCATCCGCATCGGCACGGCCGCCCTCACGACCCGCGGCATGAAGGAAGCCGAGATGAAGAAGGTTGGCCAGTGGATCCTCGAGGTCCTCAAGTCGCCCGAGGATGCCGCGGTCACGACCCGCATCCGCGGCGAGATCGCCACCTTCGCGAAGGCCTTCCCCGTTCCCGGGCTGTAA
- a CDS encoding vWA domain-containing protein: protein MMTFQRQRPERGEADRRRGSVLVFLVAGVVLLLAMTMISVDVASMQLARTELRAATDAAAKAGAEALLRTQSNAQAVQAAVAMASLNTVAGSAFKIAGSDVVIGTSAQQSDGTWAFSAGGDRPNAVRVNSKMSSGSASGPVRLAFGKMFNSGTFTPSRSSTASAIQQEICLAIDRSASMSWDLSGVNKKFPPNGAYARRPQPGSRWHALRAAFDAYLQEVAETAVPSRVALVTWASDMPSSMIPQEDLFGLLTPLTQALASIVARLEAALSYNFGTMLTRMNQLGEHPIYGGTNMSAGIDKAVETLTAGNVLPYASRSIVLMTDGQWNEGRDPRLAAADARAKGIMIHVVTFLPGAQSADARAVASITGGTYIHANDQAELIAAFEKLARTLPVVLTD, encoded by the coding sequence ATGATGACTTTCCAGCGTCAACGGCCGGAGCGTGGCGAGGCCGACAGGCGTCGCGGAAGCGTGCTCGTCTTCCTGGTGGCGGGCGTCGTGCTGCTGCTGGCGATGACCATGATTTCGGTCGACGTTGCCTCGATGCAGCTGGCGCGCACCGAACTGCGGGCGGCGACCGATGCGGCGGCGAAGGCCGGCGCGGAAGCGCTGTTGCGAACCCAGAGCAATGCGCAGGCGGTTCAGGCCGCCGTCGCCATGGCGTCGCTGAACACCGTGGCGGGAAGCGCCTTCAAGATCGCCGGGAGCGACGTCGTCATCGGCACGTCCGCCCAGCAGAGTGATGGCACCTGGGCGTTCAGCGCCGGCGGCGATCGTCCGAATGCCGTCCGGGTGAACTCGAAGATGTCGTCCGGGTCGGCCAGCGGTCCCGTGCGACTGGCGTTCGGCAAGATGTTCAATTCCGGAACCTTCACTCCGTCAAGGTCGTCGACGGCCTCCGCGATCCAGCAGGAGATCTGCCTCGCGATCGACCGGTCGGCTTCGATGTCGTGGGATCTCAGCGGCGTCAACAAGAAGTTCCCCCCGAACGGCGCCTATGCGCGCCGCCCCCAGCCGGGAAGTCGCTGGCATGCCCTGCGTGCGGCGTTCGACGCCTATCTCCAGGAAGTTGCCGAAACCGCTGTTCCCTCGCGAGTGGCCCTCGTGACCTGGGCGTCGGACATGCCGAGTTCCATGATCCCGCAGGAGGATCTGTTCGGGCTGCTGACTCCGCTGACACAGGCCCTGGCGTCGATCGTGGCGCGACTCGAGGCCGCACTGTCCTACAACTTCGGAACCATGCTCACCCGCATGAACCAGCTCGGAGAACATCCGATCTACGGCGGAACGAACATGTCGGCCGGCATCGACAAGGCTGTTGAGACGCTGACCGCCGGCAACGTGCTTCCCTATGCCAGTCGCTCCATCGTGCTGATGACCGACGGACAGTGGAACGAGGGACGCGATCCCCGCCTGGCCGCCGCCGATGCGCGGGCTAAGGGAATCATGATTCACGTCGTGACGTTCCTGCCGGGCGCCCAGTCGGCGGATGCCCGGGCGGTGGCGTCGATCACGGGGGGCACCTACATCCACGCGAACGACCAGGCCGAACTGATCGCCGCGTTCGAAAAGCTGGCCAGAACGCTGCCCGTCGTGCTGACCGACTGA
- a CDS encoding helix-turn-helix domain-containing protein, with protein sequence MTDEHLSLSVTELAARVRRERMHRGWDVVELERRSGIGRTTLYHLEKGHTQRVRSSTLAAIARAFEMEAGQLMGAGDDPRAVERRLSAEFDRATNPAVAEVARERPEVFEGWTQDDWEEINSQFGVGGQLTPLGALKAAEAINEKRETVRQLQVVLETHLREVAREVIETFYRMVQATSANAPSAAAMKEMADRLGQQLPAVGDRPAR encoded by the coding sequence ATGACTGACGAACACCTTTCCCTCTCTGTGACCGAATTGGCTGCCCGTGTCCGCCGGGAGCGGATGCATCGCGGCTGGGACGTCGTCGAACTCGAACGGCGCTCGGGGATCGGGCGCACCACGCTCTATCACCTCGAGAAAGGGCATACGCAGCGCGTCCGCTCGTCGACCCTGGCCGCAATCGCCAGGGCGTTCGAGATGGAGGCCGGCCAGCTGATGGGCGCAGGGGATGATCCCCGCGCGGTCGAGCGCCGGCTGTCGGCCGAGTTTGACCGCGCCACCAACCCCGCCGTGGCCGAAGTGGCGCGCGAACGGCCGGAGGTGTTCGAAGGCTGGACGCAGGACGACTGGGAGGAGATCAACAGCCAGTTCGGAGTCGGCGGGCAGTTGACACCGCTCGGCGCCCTGAAGGCGGCCGAAGCGATCAACGAGAAGCGGGAAACTGTTCGCCAGCTGCAGGTCGTGCTGGAAACGCACCTGCGCGAAGTGGCCCGCGAAGTGATCGAAACCTTCTACCGCATGGTGCAGGCGACGTCGGCCAACGCCCCTTCCGCGGCCGCGATGAAAGAAATGGCGGATCGACTCGGCCAGCAGCTGCCAGCGGTCGGAGACCGGCCCGCCCGGTGA
- a CDS encoding TadE/TadG family type IV pilus assembly protein, translating to MNVIRTVRRLEPADARSGGVTVETAIVLPVLFAIMFAAVDCARLNMIRNSAQNAAYEGARNAIVPGGTAADAKNAARKVLSGVGVRNFTVTVSPSVISSTSTRVTVTITVPLKDNSWMASSAKTTRNLIRSCTMSIERTRRT from the coding sequence ATGAATGTGATCCGCACCGTCCGCCGCCTCGAACCAGCCGACGCCCGCTCCGGGGGCGTGACGGTGGAGACGGCGATCGTGTTGCCGGTGCTGTTCGCGATCATGTTTGCGGCGGTCGACTGTGCGCGGCTGAACATGATTCGCAACTCGGCCCAGAACGCCGCCTACGAAGGAGCGCGGAACGCCATCGTTCCCGGCGGAACCGCTGCGGATGCGAAGAACGCTGCGCGGAAGGTCCTGTCGGGAGTCGGGGTCCGGAATTTCACGGTCACCGTTTCGCCGAGCGTGATCAGCAGCACGAGCACCAGGGTGACCGTCACCATCACGGTGCCGCTCAAAGACAACTCGTGGATGGCGTCGTCAGCGAAGACCACCCGGAACCTGATCCGGTCCTGCACGATGAGCATCGAGAGGACGCGGCGCACCTGA
- a CDS encoding sugar phosphate isomerase/epimerase family protein produces the protein MKYGLNLLLWTTSVDDSLAPLLEQIKGWGYDGVELPMFEFEKKNYEAVGKRLKSLGLGATAVTICTDDENPISPDAKIRDAGLARLKKAIDMCAASGATHLCGPIHSAIGAFSGSGPTPSEWKWGQETLAKAADYAKSNNVTLVCEYLNRFECYFLNCAEDAARFCREVNHPNLKMMYDTFHANIEEKDVSKAIKVCADQCVHVHISENDRSTPGEGQVAWDETFAALKETKYDGWMVIEAFGLALPAIAAATKIWRRMFPSEEHLATKGLAFMKSRVGK, from the coding sequence ATGAAATACGGCCTGAACCTGCTGCTCTGGACGACTTCCGTCGACGATTCGCTCGCGCCGCTCCTCGAGCAGATCAAGGGCTGGGGCTACGACGGCGTCGAACTGCCGATGTTCGAGTTCGAAAAGAAGAACTACGAAGCCGTCGGCAAGCGGCTCAAATCGCTCGGCCTGGGCGCGACGGCCGTCACCATCTGCACCGACGACGAAAACCCGATCTCCCCGGATGCCAAGATCCGCGATGCCGGCCTGGCCCGCCTGAAGAAGGCGATCGACATGTGCGCCGCCTCCGGCGCCACGCATCTCTGCGGCCCGATCCACTCTGCCATCGGCGCCTTTTCCGGCTCGGGGCCCACTCCCAGCGAATGGAAATGGGGCCAGGAGACGCTCGCGAAGGCCGCTGACTACGCCAAGTCGAACAACGTCACGCTCGTCTGCGAATACCTCAACCGGTTCGAGTGTTACTTCCTCAACTGCGCCGAGGATGCCGCACGGTTCTGCCGCGAAGTGAACCACCCCAACCTGAAGATGATGTACGACACCTTCCACGCGAACATCGAAGAGAAGGACGTGTCGAAAGCGATCAAGGTGTGCGCCGACCAGTGCGTCCACGTCCACATTTCGGAGAACGACCGTTCCACCCCCGGCGAAGGCCAGGTCGCCTGGGACGAAACGTTCGCCGCCCTCAAGGAAACGAAGTACGACGGCTGGATGGTCATCGAAGCCTTCGGCCTCGCCCTGCCGGCCATCGCCGCCGCCACCAAGATCTGGCGGCGAATGTTCCCCAGTGAAGAACACCTTGCGACCAAAGGCCTCGCGTTCATGAAGAGCCGCGTCGGCAAGTGA
- a CDS encoding c-type cytochrome, whose amino-acid sequence MLRRVNSYLACLAAGACLTASLTPPSFGQEPKRAARRAERAAEAKKDKPAADPAAAKPPVKAVDSPVIAATPVDKIKLLPGFKAELLYSVPAETQGSWVSMCVDNKGRLITCDQYGKLYRSTVSAPGVSPVEFTVEPIAESLDIGMAQGLLYAFDSLYVMVNTGRKKDANFQGPGLYRLQDTDGDDKFDKLTLLIEFQGPLGEHGPHAVILSPDGKSLYLAAGNHTEVPKQLDSSLVPRNWGEDFLLTRLWDATGHARGRMAPGGYILRTDPEAKRVEMVSSGYRNQYDMAFNPDGELFTYDADMEWDVGSPWYRPTRVNHATSGSEFGWRSGTGKWPADYPDSLGSVVDIGPGSPTGVTFGTGARFPEKYQRALYISDWSYGTIYAVHMTPDGSSYTGEAEKFALAQPLPVTDMVIHPDGSMYVAIGGRKTQSGLYRLTYTGSESTAPAAPIANDEGRELRELRYSLERLHGAQSKYTVDLAWPYLAHPDRAIRYAARIAIEHQPVEWWADRALAEENPVATTQAIIALARNGKPEHHAKAIEALNRVGWKQISDPARVDLLRAYQLVFIRLGKGSDESRKSVLAKLDGQYPSPSGRVNLELCKQLVYLEAPGVVKRTLALLDKSLTQEEQISYLLSLMELKADWTEADRKAYFGWFNKLASSRGGKSFIGFIRNIRQGAIDSLNDGEKVALKDVIETKFEAADPAASGPPRPFVQKWKVEELVADLDNKLEHRNFEKGRELFSAANCFKCHRVKLEGGSTGPDLTGVAGRFSNLNLLESVIQPSKVVSDQYEKMQFQMADGRVIEGRVINLNGDNLMVLTNMYDPDSIVAVKRSEVEESQVSKTSMMPEGLLDTLTKDEILDLMAYLKSGGNPQSALFEGSAAGK is encoded by the coding sequence ATGCTTCGACGAGTAAACAGTTACCTGGCCTGTCTGGCTGCCGGCGCGTGTCTGACCGCCAGCCTGACGCCGCCTTCGTTCGGCCAGGAACCCAAGCGAGCGGCCCGACGCGCCGAGCGCGCTGCTGAGGCGAAGAAGGACAAGCCCGCTGCCGATCCGGCCGCCGCCAAGCCTCCGGTCAAGGCGGTTGATTCTCCCGTGATCGCGGCGACTCCGGTCGACAAGATCAAGCTGCTTCCCGGCTTCAAGGCCGAGCTGCTGTACTCCGTGCCTGCGGAAACGCAGGGGTCATGGGTGTCAATGTGCGTTGACAACAAGGGACGCCTGATCACCTGCGACCAGTACGGCAAGCTGTACCGCAGCACGGTCAGCGCTCCGGGCGTCTCGCCCGTGGAGTTCACCGTTGAACCGATTGCCGAATCGCTCGATATCGGCATGGCGCAGGGGCTGCTGTATGCCTTCGACAGCCTGTACGTGATGGTGAACACGGGACGAAAGAAGGACGCCAACTTCCAGGGGCCCGGTCTCTACCGCCTGCAGGACACCGACGGCGACGACAAGTTCGACAAGCTCACGCTGCTGATCGAGTTCCAGGGACCACTCGGTGAACACGGCCCGCACGCGGTGATTCTCTCGCCCGACGGCAAGTCGCTGTATCTCGCCGCCGGCAACCACACGGAAGTGCCGAAACAGCTCGACTCCTCCCTCGTCCCCCGAAACTGGGGAGAGGATTTCCTGTTGACCCGCCTGTGGGATGCGACAGGACATGCGCGCGGCCGAATGGCTCCCGGCGGATACATCCTCCGCACCGATCCGGAAGCGAAGCGTGTGGAAATGGTCAGCTCGGGTTACCGCAACCAGTACGACATGGCGTTCAATCCCGATGGCGAACTGTTCACCTACGACGCCGATATGGAATGGGATGTCGGCAGTCCGTGGTACCGGCCCACCCGCGTGAATCACGCCACGAGCGGAAGTGAATTCGGGTGGCGCAGCGGCACGGGTAAGTGGCCGGCCGACTATCCGGACAGCCTGGGCTCGGTGGTCGATATCGGCCCGGGCTCGCCGACGGGCGTGACCTTCGGAACGGGAGCCCGGTTTCCCGAGAAGTATCAACGGGCGCTGTACATCAGCGACTGGAGCTATGGGACGATCTATGCCGTCCACATGACTCCGGACGGTTCGAGCTATACCGGCGAAGCGGAGAAGTTCGCACTCGCACAGCCGCTCCCCGTGACCGACATGGTCATCCATCCGGATGGCTCCATGTACGTGGCGATCGGTGGTCGGAAGACGCAGTCGGGCCTGTACCGCCTGACGTACACCGGGTCGGAATCCACGGCCCCGGCCGCGCCGATCGCGAATGATGAAGGGCGGGAACTCCGCGAGCTTCGATACTCGCTGGAGCGTCTGCATGGAGCCCAGTCGAAATACACCGTCGACCTGGCCTGGCCTTATCTCGCACATCCGGATCGCGCTATCCGCTACGCCGCCCGCATCGCGATCGAGCATCAGCCGGTCGAATGGTGGGCCGACCGGGCGCTGGCCGAAGAAAACCCCGTGGCGACGACGCAGGCGATCATCGCCCTCGCGCGCAATGGAAAGCCCGAGCATCATGCGAAGGCCATCGAAGCGCTCAACCGCGTGGGCTGGAAGCAGATCAGCGATCCGGCGCGGGTCGACCTGCTGCGGGCATACCAGCTCGTCTTCATCCGGCTTGGAAAAGGGAGCGACGAGTCGCGGAAGTCGGTGCTCGCGAAGCTCGACGGCCAGTACCCCAGCCCGAGCGGACGCGTGAACCTCGAGCTGTGCAAACAGCTCGTCTACCTCGAAGCGCCGGGAGTGGTGAAGCGGACGCTGGCCCTGCTCGACAAGTCCCTCACCCAGGAAGAGCAGATCTCGTATCTGCTGTCCCTGATGGAACTGAAGGCCGACTGGACGGAAGCGGATCGGAAGGCGTACTTCGGCTGGTTCAACAAACTGGCGTCCTCACGCGGCGGGAAGTCGTTCATCGGCTTCATTCGCAACATCCGCCAGGGAGCGATCGATTCGCTCAACGACGGGGAAAAGGTCGCCCTGAAGGACGTGATCGAGACGAAGTTCGAAGCGGCCGACCCGGCCGCCAGCGGTCCGCCGCGGCCCTTCGTGCAGAAGTGGAAGGTGGAAGAACTCGTCGCCGATCTCGACAACAAGCTGGAACACCGCAATTTCGAGAAGGGGCGCGAGCTGTTCTCTGCCGCGAACTGCTTCAAGTGTCACCGCGTGAAGCTGGAAGGGGGCTCGACGGGCCCGGACCTCACCGGCGTGGCCGGACGGTTCAGCAACCTCAACCTGCTCGAGTCGGTTATCCAGCCGAGCAAGGTGGTTTCCGACCAGTATGAGAAGATGCAGTTCCAGATGGCGGATGGACGGGTCATCGAAGGCCGCGTCATCAACCTCAACGGCGACAACCTGATGGTGCTGACGAATATGTACGACCCCGATTCGATCGTGGCCGTGAAGCGGAGCGAGGTCGAAGAGAGCCAGGTGTCAAAGACGTCGATGATGCCCGAAGGTCTGCTCGACACGCTGACGAAGGACGAGATTCTCGACCTGATGGCCTACCTGAAATCGGGCGGCAACCCGCAGAGCGCTCTGTTTGAAGGCTCTGCGGCAGGGAAGTAA